Proteins encoded by one window of Streptomyces uncialis:
- a CDS encoding DUF475 domain-containing protein: MILRTFGWSFAVTALGLVAALLYGGWVGFGIVAILSVLEISLSFDNAVVNAGILKKMNAFWQKIFLTIGILIAVFGMRLVFPVVIVAVSAGLGPIEAVDLALNDKDRYQELVTDAHASIASFGGMFLLMIFLDFIFEDRDIKWLRWIERPLARLGKVEMLSVCIALIVLMISALYLAPQAHQHGGTHADKTETVLLSGIAGLITYLVVGGLSGFFEGKLDEEEEREHEAEEAAKRSGKPVILLAGKAAFFMFLYLEVLDASFSFDGVIGAFAITNDIVLMALGLGIGAMYVRSITVYLVRQGTLEDYVYLEHGAHYAIGALAAILLITIRFEVNEFVTGLVGVVLIGWSFWSSVRRNRALVASGHKGGGSDDASKVTSGA, from the coding sequence GTGATTCTGAGAACCTTCGGCTGGTCGTTCGCGGTCACCGCGCTCGGCCTCGTCGCAGCCTTGCTCTACGGGGGGTGGGTCGGGTTCGGGATCGTGGCGATCCTGTCCGTCCTGGAGATCTCGCTGTCGTTCGACAACGCGGTGGTCAACGCCGGAATTCTGAAGAAGATGAATGCCTTCTGGCAGAAGATCTTCCTCACCATCGGCATCCTGATCGCCGTCTTCGGTATGCGGCTGGTCTTCCCCGTGGTCATCGTCGCGGTCAGCGCCGGACTCGGTCCGATCGAAGCGGTCGATCTCGCGCTCAACGACAAGGACCGTTATCAGGAACTGGTCACCGACGCCCACGCGTCGATCGCCTCCTTCGGAGGCATGTTCCTCCTCATGATCTTCCTCGACTTCATCTTCGAGGACCGTGACATCAAGTGGCTGCGCTGGATCGAGCGCCCGCTGGCCAGGCTCGGCAAGGTCGAGATGCTCTCCGTGTGCATCGCCCTGATCGTGCTCATGATCAGCGCCCTCTATCTGGCGCCGCAAGCGCACCAGCACGGCGGTACCCACGCCGACAAGACGGAGACGGTGCTGCTGTCCGGGATCGCCGGTCTCATCACCTATCTGGTCGTCGGCGGTCTGTCCGGCTTCTTCGAGGGCAAGCTCGACGAGGAGGAGGAACGCGAGCACGAGGCGGAGGAAGCGGCCAAGCGCAGCGGGAAGCCCGTGATCCTCCTCGCGGGCAAAGCGGCCTTCTTCATGTTCCTCTACCTGGAGGTCCTGGACGCGTCGTTCTCGTTCGACGGGGTCATCGGCGCCTTCGCGATCACCAACGACATCGTTCTCATGGCCCTCGGCCTGGGTATCGGCGCGATGTACGTCCGGTCCATCACCGTCTATCTGGTCCGCCAGGGCACCCTGGAGGACTACGTCTATCTGGAGCACGGGGCGCACTACGCGATCGGCGCGCTCGCCGCGATCCTGCTGATCACCATCCGCTTCGAGGTCAACGAGTTCGTCACCGGACTCGTCGGCGTGGTCCTGATCGGCTGGTCGTTCTGGTCGTCCGTGCGGCGCAACCGCGCCCTGGTGGCGAGCGGCCACAAGGGCGGCGGCTCGGACGACGCGTCGAAGGTGACGTCCGGGGCCTGA
- the aceE gene encoding pyruvate dehydrogenase (acetyl-transferring), homodimeric type, translating into MASGFDRNPIIIGGLPSQVPDFDPEETQEWLDSLDAAIDERGRERARYLMLRLIERAREKRVAVPEMRSTDYVNTIATRDEPFFPGNEEIERRVLNATRWNAAVMVSRAQRPGIGVGGHIATFASSASLYDVGFNHFFRGKDEGHGGDQIFFQGHASPGIYARAFLLDRLDERQLDAFRQEKSKAPDGLSSYPHPRLMPDFWEFPTVSMGLGPLGAIFQARMNRYMQARDIADTSQSHVWAFLGDGEMDEPESLGQLSIAAREGLDNLTFVVNCNLQRLDGPVRGNGKIIQELESQFRGAGWNVIKLVWDRSWDPLLAQDRDGILVNRLNTTPDGQFQTYATETGAYIRDHFFGDDQRLRAMVENMTDDQILHLGRGGHDHKKIFAAFAAAKAHKGQPTVILAQTVKGWTLGPNFEGRNATHQMKKLTVDDLKGFRDRLRLPIADQQLESGLPPYYHPGRDSEEIQYMHDRRKALGGYVPTRVVRAKPLELPGDKAYAAVRKGSGQQSIATTMAFVRLLKDLMRDKEIGKRFVLIAPDEYRTFGMDSFFPSAKIYNPLGQQYESVDRDLLLAYKESPTGQMLHDGISEAGCTASLIAAGSAYATHGEPLIPVYVFYSMFGFQRTGDQFWQMADQLARGFVLGATAGRTTLTGEGLQHADGHSQLLASTNPGCVAYDPAYGYEIAHIVRDGLRRMYGETADGAPGEDVFYYLTVYNEPMQHPAEPEDVDVEGILKGVHRLKAGERGEFGAQILASGVAVPWALEAQRLLAEEWNVRADVWSATSWNELRREAVEVERHNLLHPEEEQRVPYVTRKLSGAEGPFVAVSDWMRSVPDQIARWVPGAYQSLGADGFGFADTRGAARRYFHIDAQSIVLGVLTELAKEGKVDRAALKQAIDRYQLLDVAAADPGPAGGDA; encoded by the coding sequence GTGGCTTCCGGATTCGATCGCAACCCGATCATCATTGGCGGCCTTCCGAGCCAGGTCCCCGATTTCGATCCCGAGGAGACCCAGGAATGGCTCGACTCGCTCGACGCCGCCATCGACGAGCGTGGCCGTGAGCGGGCCCGCTATCTGATGCTCCGACTGATCGAGCGGGCCCGCGAGAAGCGTGTGGCCGTGCCCGAGATGCGCAGCACGGACTACGTCAACACCATCGCCACCCGGGACGAGCCGTTCTTCCCCGGGAACGAGGAGATCGAGCGCAGGGTCCTCAACGCGACCCGGTGGAACGCCGCCGTGATGGTCTCGCGTGCGCAGCGTCCCGGGATCGGGGTCGGTGGCCACATCGCGACGTTCGCCTCGTCCGCGTCGCTGTACGACGTGGGTTTCAACCACTTCTTCCGCGGCAAGGACGAGGGCCACGGCGGTGACCAGATCTTCTTCCAGGGGCATGCCTCCCCGGGGATCTACGCCCGCGCCTTCCTGCTGGACCGCCTCGACGAGCGGCAGCTGGACGCCTTCCGGCAGGAGAAGTCCAAGGCTCCCGACGGACTCTCCAGCTACCCGCATCCCCGGCTGATGCCGGACTTCTGGGAGTTCCCCACCGTCTCGATGGGCCTCGGCCCGCTGGGGGCGATCTTCCAGGCGCGGATGAACCGCTATATGCAGGCGCGGGACATCGCGGACACCTCCCAGTCGCATGTGTGGGCCTTCCTCGGTGACGGGGAGATGGACGAGCCCGAGTCGCTCGGCCAGCTGTCCATCGCCGCCCGTGAGGGGCTGGACAATCTCACCTTCGTCGTCAACTGCAACCTCCAGCGGCTCGACGGACCGGTACGGGGCAACGGCAAGATCATCCAGGAGCTGGAATCCCAGTTCCGGGGCGCGGGCTGGAATGTGATCAAGCTGGTGTGGGACCGCTCCTGGGACCCGCTGCTCGCCCAGGACCGGGACGGCATCCTGGTGAACCGGCTGAACACGACGCCGGACGGGCAGTTCCAGACGTATGCCACGGAGACCGGGGCGTACATCCGGGACCATTTCTTCGGTGACGACCAGCGGCTGCGCGCGATGGTCGAGAACATGACGGACGACCAGATCCTGCATCTGGGGCGCGGCGGGCACGACCACAAGAAGATCTTCGCGGCGTTCGCGGCGGCCAAGGCGCACAAGGGTCAGCCGACGGTGATCCTCGCGCAGACGGTCAAGGGCTGGACGCTCGGCCCCAACTTCGAGGGCCGTAACGCGACCCATCAGATGAAGAAGCTGACCGTCGACGATCTGAAGGGCTTCCGTGACCGGCTGCGTCTGCCGATCGCCGACCAGCAGCTCGAAAGCGGTCTGCCGCCGTACTACCACCCGGGCCGGGACTCGGAGGAGATCCAGTACATGCACGACCGCCGCAAGGCGCTCGGCGGATATGTCCCGACACGTGTCGTGCGGGCGAAGCCTCTGGAGCTGCCCGGCGACAAGGCGTACGCGGCCGTCAGGAAGGGCTCGGGACAGCAGTCGATCGCCACGACGATGGCGTTCGTACGGCTGCTGAAGGACCTGATGCGGGACAAGGAGATCGGCAAGCGTTTCGTGCTGATCGCGCCGGACGAGTACCGCACGTTCGGCATGGACTCGTTCTTCCCGAGCGCCAAGATCTACAACCCGCTGGGCCAGCAGTACGAATCGGTGGACCGGGACCTCCTCCTCGCGTACAAGGAGTCCCCGACGGGGCAGATGCTGCATGACGGTATCTCCGAGGCTGGTTGTACGGCGTCGCTGATCGCGGCGGGCTCGGCGTACGCCACTCACGGCGAACCGCTGATCCCGGTGTACGTCTTCTATTCGATGTTCGGTTTCCAGCGCACCGGTGATCAGTTCTGGCAGATGGCGGACCAGCTGGCGCGTGGCTTCGTGCTGGGGGCGACCGCCGGGCGGACGACGCTGACCGGTGAGGGCCTTCAGCACGCCGACGGTCATTCGCAGTTGCTCGCCTCGACCAACCCGGGCTGTGTCGCGTACGACCCGGCCTACGGTTACGAGATCGCCCATATCGTCCGGGACGGGCTGCGCCGGATGTACGGCGAGACCGCCGACGGCGCGCCGGGTGAGGACGTCTTCTACTACCTGACCGTGTACAACGAGCCGATGCAGCATCCCGCCGAGCCGGAGGACGTGGATGTCGAGGGCATCCTCAAGGGTGTCCACCGGCTGAAGGCGGGCGAGCGGGGTGAGTTCGGGGCGCAGATCCTGGCGTCGGGTGTCGCGGTGCCGTGGGCACTGGAGGCGCAGCGTCTCCTGGCCGAGGAGTGGAACGTCCGGGCGGATGTGTGGTCGGCGACCTCCTGGAACGAGCTGCGCCGGGAGGCCGTGGAGGTGGAGCGGCATAATCTGCTGCACCCCGAGGAGGAGCAGCGGGTGCCGTATGTGACGCGGAAGCTGTCGGGGGCCGAGGGTCCTTTCGTGGCGGTGTCGGACTGGATGCGTTCGGTGCCCGACCAGATCGCGCGCTGGGTGCCGGGGGCGTACCAGTCGCTGGGTGCGGACGGGTTCGGTTTCGCGGACACCCGGGGTGCCGCTCGGCGTTACTTCCATATCGACGCGCAGTCCATCGTGCTGGGTGTGCTCACCGAGCTGGCGAAGGAGGGCAAGGTGGACCGCGCGGCGCTGAAGCAGGCGATCGACCGGTATCAGCTGCTGGATGTGGCGGCGGCCGATCCGGGGCCGGCGGGCGGCGACGCGTAG
- a CDS encoding peptidase inhibitor family I36 protein encodes MRTNLLLATAATATALALAGPVHTGVAASPSARPADAPHSLGTTTPHRTAGAPAARNATTPAAMTRTTLGACGPGELCLWSKPDFKGTRTAHDLSEIDIESCVPLPQGTSAQSFANRLGRPVTTYQSGTCDETGEFDTYPGDGTWTPQSPHRIRAFKVWEN; translated from the coding sequence ATGCGCACCAACCTGCTCCTCGCCACCGCCGCGACCGCCACGGCCCTGGCCCTCGCCGGTCCCGTCCACACGGGAGTCGCGGCCTCGCCCTCGGCCCGGCCCGCCGACGCACCGCACTCCCTCGGCACCACGACCCCGCACCGGACCGCCGGCGCACCCGCCGCCCGCAACGCCACCACCCCGGCCGCCATGACCCGCACCACGCTCGGCGCCTGCGGGCCCGGGGAACTGTGTCTGTGGTCCAAGCCGGACTTCAAGGGCACCCGGACCGCCCATGACCTGTCCGAGATCGACATCGAGAGCTGCGTACCCCTCCCGCAGGGGACCAGCGCGCAATCCTTCGCCAACCGACTCGGACGCCCCGTCACCACCTACCAGTCCGGCACCTGCGACGAGACCGGGGAGTTCGACACCTACCCCGGCGACGGCACCTGGACCCCGCAATCACCCCACCGGATCAGGGCGTTCAAGGTCTGGGAGAACTGA
- a CDS encoding MFS transporter, producing MTSQTTVDKTGPADEVPTPLVPGPTKAQGLRGHPWLTLFAVAIGVMMVALDGTIVAIANPEIQRDLGATFADVQWITNGYFLALAVSLITAGKLGDRFGHRQTFLIGIVGFALASAAIGLSDGIAYVIFFRVLQGLFGALLMPAALGLLRATFPAEKLNMAIGIWGMVIGASTAGGPIVGGLLVEHVSWQSVFFINVPVGVVALVLGVLILTDHRAKNAPRSFDIIGIVLLSAAMFCLVWAIIKAPEWGWGDGLTWTFMSIAVASFILFAFWETKVEEPLVPLGLFRSVPLSAGVVLMVLMAIAFMGGLFFVTFYLQRVHGMSPVQSGVHLLPLTGMMIVGSPLAGLMITKVGPRIPLAGGMAVTSLAMYGMSTLDAGTGSFTMSIWFALLGLGLAPVMVGATEVIVGNAPMELSGVAGGLQQAAMQIGGSLGTAVLGAVMASKVHSDLPGNWTDADLPPLTPDQLDQAAEAVQVGAPPIAPGTPADIAATITGVTHDTFISGMSLACLVAAAVGFVAIFVALLTKRGANAQAGASAAHI from the coding sequence ATGACTAGTCAGACCACCGTCGACAAGACCGGTCCGGCGGACGAGGTGCCGACCCCGCTCGTCCCGGGCCCCACCAAGGCCCAAGGGCTGCGCGGCCACCCTTGGCTGACGCTCTTCGCCGTCGCGATCGGCGTGATGATGGTGGCCCTCGACGGCACCATCGTGGCGATCGCCAACCCCGAGATCCAGCGGGACCTCGGCGCGACCTTCGCGGACGTCCAATGGATCACCAACGGGTACTTCCTCGCGCTCGCCGTCTCCCTCATCACCGCGGGCAAGCTCGGTGACCGGTTCGGACACCGCCAGACGTTCCTCATCGGCATCGTCGGCTTCGCCCTCGCCTCGGCCGCCATCGGCCTGTCCGACGGCATCGCCTACGTGATCTTCTTCCGGGTCCTCCAGGGTCTGTTCGGCGCGCTGCTCATGCCGGCGGCGCTCGGCCTGCTGCGCGCCACCTTCCCCGCCGAGAAGCTCAACATGGCCATCGGCATCTGGGGCATGGTGATCGGTGCCTCCACCGCGGGCGGCCCGATCGTGGGCGGTCTGCTCGTCGAGCACGTGAGCTGGCAGTCCGTGTTCTTCATCAACGTGCCGGTCGGCGTCGTCGCCCTCGTCCTGGGTGTGCTGATCCTCACGGACCACCGTGCCAAGAACGCGCCGCGCTCCTTCGACATCATCGGCATCGTGCTGCTGTCCGCGGCCATGTTCTGCCTGGTCTGGGCCATCATCAAGGCCCCCGAGTGGGGCTGGGGCGATGGACTGACCTGGACCTTCATGAGTATCGCGGTGGCCTCCTTCATCCTGTTCGCCTTCTGGGAGACGAAGGTCGAGGAGCCGCTCGTCCCGCTCGGGCTCTTCCGCTCCGTGCCGCTGTCGGCCGGTGTGGTCCTGATGGTTCTCATGGCCATCGCCTTCATGGGCGGACTGTTCTTCGTCACCTTCTACCTCCAGCGGGTGCACGGGATGAGCCCGGTGCAGTCGGGCGTCCATCTGCTGCCGCTGACGGGCATGATGATCGTCGGCTCCCCGCTCGCCGGATTGATGATCACCAAGGTCGGCCCGCGTATCCCGCTGGCGGGCGGCATGGCCGTCACCTCGCTCGCCATGTACGGCATGTCGACCCTCGACGCCGGGACCGGCAGCTTCACCATGTCCATCTGGTTCGCCCTGCTCGGCCTCGGTCTCGCACCGGTCATGGTCGGCGCCACCGAGGTCATCGTCGGCAACGCGCCCATGGAACTGTCCGGGGTCGCGGGCGGACTCCAGCAGGCCGCCATGCAGATCGGCGGCAGCCTCGGCACCGCCGTGCTCGGCGCCGTCATGGCCTCCAAGGTCCACAGCGACCTCCCCGGCAACTGGACGGACGCCGACCTGCCGCCGCTCACCCCCGACCAGCTCGACCAGGCGGCCGAGGCCGTCCAGGTCGGCGCCCCGCCCATAGCCCCGGGCACCCCGGCCGACATCGCCGCGACGATCACCGGTGTCACCCACGACACGTTCATCTCCGGGATGAGCCTCGCCTGCCTCGTCGCCGCCGCCGTCGGCTTCGTGGCGATCTTCGTCGCCCTGCTCACCAAGCGGGGCGCCAACGCCCAGGCGGGCGCCTCGGCGGCCCACATCTAG
- a CDS encoding TerD family protein, with amino-acid sequence MGVSLSKGGNVSLTKEAPGLTAVVIGLGWDVRTTTGTDFDLDASAILTNAEGKVTNDQNFVFFNNLKSPEGSVEHTGDNLTGEGEGDDEQIKVSLVGVPADVTRVVFPVSIYDAENRQQSFGQVRNAFIRVVNQANNQEIARYDLSEDASTETAMVFGELYRNGAEWKFRAIGQGYASGLRGIAQDFGVNV; translated from the coding sequence GTGGGAGTCAGCCTCAGCAAGGGCGGCAATGTATCGCTGACCAAGGAGGCCCCCGGCCTGACCGCGGTCGTGATCGGTCTCGGCTGGGACGTCCGGACCACCACGGGTACGGACTTCGACCTCGACGCCAGTGCCATCCTGACCAACGCGGAGGGCAAGGTCACCAACGACCAGAACTTCGTCTTCTTCAACAACCTCAAGAGCCCGGAAGGCTCCGTCGAGCACACCGGTGACAACCTCACCGGTGAGGGCGAGGGCGACGACGAGCAGATCAAGGTGAGCCTGGTCGGGGTCCCGGCGGACGTCACCCGGGTCGTCTTCCCGGTCTCGATCTACGACGCCGAGAACCGCCAGCAGTCCTTCGGCCAGGTGCGGAACGCGTTCATTCGCGTGGTCAACCAGGCGAACAACCAGGAGATCGCGCGCTACGACCTCTCCGAGGACGCCTCCACCGAGACCGCGATGGTCTTCGGCGAGCTGTACCGCAACGGCGCCGAGTGGAAGTTCCGTGCCATCGGCCAGGGCTACGCCTCGGGTCTGCGCGGTATCGCGCAGGACTTCGGCGTCAACGTCTGA
- a CDS encoding TetR family transcriptional regulator, whose translation MGRGVTSPRPGLRERKKARTRDALLRAALELFTTQGFEETTVDEITEAVDVSQRTFFRYFRNKEEVVFAVQDMIESHFVAALRERPRTEGPLEALRNAVLQTWDTVDDTIDTTVPMPLHMRTYQMIESTPSLLASHVRRSSEVEEQMARLVAEREGLDVDEDPRPRVAVAVFTGVMRVTGRLWGAGEDTSIESIRDLTARYLDHLGPALAGDWRTGPSRSPR comes from the coding sequence ATGGGGCGCGGCGTGACATCACCCCGACCGGGACTGCGTGAGCGGAAGAAGGCGCGCACACGGGACGCACTGCTGCGGGCGGCGCTCGAACTGTTCACCACCCAGGGGTTCGAGGAAACCACCGTCGACGAGATCACCGAGGCCGTCGACGTCTCCCAGCGCACGTTCTTCCGCTACTTCCGCAACAAGGAAGAAGTCGTCTTCGCGGTCCAGGACATGATCGAGTCCCACTTCGTGGCGGCGCTGCGCGAGCGCCCCCGGACCGAGGGGCCGCTGGAGGCGCTGCGCAACGCGGTGCTCCAGACCTGGGACACGGTCGACGACACCATCGACACGACCGTGCCCATGCCGCTGCACATGCGCACCTATCAGATGATCGAATCCACCCCCTCCCTGCTCGCCAGCCATGTCCGCCGCTCCTCGGAGGTCGAGGAGCAGATGGCGCGGCTCGTCGCGGAACGCGAGGGCCTGGACGTCGACGAGGACCCCCGGCCACGCGTCGCGGTGGCGGTGTTCACCGGCGTGATGCGGGTCACGGGCCGCCTGTGGGGCGCGGGCGAGGACACCAGCATCGAGTCCATCCGCGACCTCACCGCGCGCTATCTGGACCATCTGGGCCCCGCCCTGGCCGGGGACTGGCGCACCGGCCCGTCGCGATCGCCCCGATAA
- a CDS encoding TerD family protein: MGVTLAKGGNVSLSKAAPNLTQVLVGLGWDARSTTGAPFDLDASALLCTAGRVLGDEWFVFYNNLKSPDGSVEHTGDNLTGEGDGDDESVLIDLSKVPLGCDKIVFPVSIHDADNRGQSFGQVSNAFIRVVNQADGQELARYDLSEDASTETAMIFGEVYRYGNEWKFRAVGQGYASGLRGIALDFGVNVS, from the coding sequence ATGGGTGTCACGCTTGCCAAGGGAGGCAATGTCTCCCTGTCCAAGGCCGCGCCGAATCTCACACAGGTACTGGTCGGCCTCGGCTGGGACGCACGCTCCACCACGGGAGCCCCCTTCGACCTCGACGCCAGCGCTCTGCTGTGCACCGCGGGCCGGGTTCTCGGTGACGAATGGTTCGTGTTCTACAACAACCTCAAGAGCCCCGACGGCTCCGTCGAGCACACGGGTGACAATCTCACCGGTGAGGGCGACGGGGACGACGAGTCGGTCCTGATCGATCTGTCCAAGGTCCCGCTCGGCTGCGACAAGATCGTCTTCCCGGTCTCCATCCATGACGCGGACAACCGCGGTCAGAGCTTCGGCCAGGTCAGCAACGCTTTCATCCGGGTCGTCAACCAGGCGGACGGCCAGGAACTCGCGCGCTACGACCTCTCGGAGGACGCGTCCACCGAGACGGCGATGATCTTCGGTGAGGTCTACCGTTACGGAAATGAATGGAAGTTCCGTGCAGTGGGCCAGGGGTACGCGTCGGGCTTGCGTGGCATCGCCCTAGACTTCGGAGTCAATGTTTCGTAA
- a CDS encoding alpha/beta hydrolase: MTSFDSSPQLGAWRAVLALVVVLVMLATTGWTTLHGRGERGSALRAALSAWERGHLDGRPLPDPQVPPARLSQFFASLTAQQQRLLVHRHPLAVGNMNGAPVSLRYLANRTALGIAREQESQRARDSRLSAAGQRDAERRMQRYDALSRPGRQVLAFDPTGPGRVAEVLGDLERAQRVSVVVPGVDTTLITFQRDDRAYSTPLGMARALHDAEREASPRTRTSVIAWADYRAPDGLGVEAATAIRAESGAVRLNAMLRGLPGRGGIALYCHSYGSVLCGVAAPGLPSRVSDIAVAGSPGMRADRVSQLRTHARVWATRDGDDWIEDVPHLELGSLGHGADPVSPAFGARLLSARGADGHTGYFEPGTESLTNFAEIGVGAYQGLRCADRDDSCRSGLSTGAAA, translated from the coding sequence GTGACTTCCTTCGACTCATCCCCTCAACTCGGCGCCTGGCGGGCAGTGCTCGCCCTGGTCGTCGTCCTCGTGATGCTGGCGACCACCGGCTGGACGACCCTGCACGGCCGCGGCGAGCGCGGTTCCGCCCTGAGGGCAGCGCTCTCCGCGTGGGAGCGCGGTCACCTCGACGGCCGCCCCCTCCCGGACCCCCAGGTCCCTCCGGCACGGCTGTCGCAGTTCTTCGCCTCGCTCACGGCCCAGCAGCAACGCCTGCTCGTCCACCGCCATCCCCTGGCCGTCGGCAACATGAACGGCGCTCCCGTCTCCCTGCGTTATCTCGCCAACCGCACGGCACTCGGCATCGCCCGCGAGCAGGAGTCGCAGCGCGCGCGGGACAGCAGACTCTCCGCGGCGGGCCAGCGGGACGCCGAACGCCGTATGCAGCGCTACGACGCCCTCAGCCGGCCGGGCCGCCAGGTCCTCGCCTTCGACCCGACCGGACCCGGACGGGTGGCAGAGGTCCTCGGCGACCTGGAACGCGCCCAACGGGTCTCCGTCGTCGTACCCGGCGTCGACACGACCCTGATCACCTTCCAGCGGGACGACCGCGCGTACTCCACGCCCCTCGGTATGGCCCGTGCCCTCCATGACGCCGAACGCGAGGCGAGCCCGCGGACCCGCACCTCGGTGATCGCCTGGGCCGACTACCGGGCGCCCGACGGGCTCGGCGTCGAGGCCGCGACGGCGATACGGGCCGAGAGCGGCGCGGTCCGCCTCAACGCGATGCTGCGGGGCCTGCCGGGCCGCGGCGGGATCGCCCTCTACTGCCACAGCTACGGTTCCGTCCTGTGCGGGGTCGCCGCCCCGGGGCTGCCGTCCCGTGTCAGCGACATCGCCGTCGCCGGAAGCCCCGGAATGCGCGCCGACAGGGTGTCCCAACTGCGCACCCACGCGCGCGTATGGGCCACCCGGGACGGTGACGACTGGATCGAGGACGTACCGCATCTCGAACTCGGCTCCCTCGGCCACGGCGCCGACCCCGTCTCCCCCGCGTTCGGCGCCCGGCTGCTGTCCGCGCGCGGAGCGGACGGACACACGGGCTACTTCGAGCCCGGCACCGAGAGCCTCACCAACTTCGCCGAGATCGGCGTCGGGGCCTACCAGGGGTTGCGTTGTGCCGACCGGGACGACAGTT
- a CDS encoding peroxiredoxin, translating into MAIEIGTKAPDFELKNQHGETVRLSDFRGDKNVVLLFYPFAFTGVCTGELCALRDELPKFVNDDVQLLAVSNDSPFTLRVFAEREGLEYPLLSDFWPHGDASRAYGVFDEDKGCAVRGTFIIDKEGVVRWTVVNGLPDARDLGDYLKALDIL; encoded by the coding sequence ATGGCGATCGAGATCGGCACCAAGGCCCCGGATTTCGAGCTCAAGAACCAGCACGGCGAGACCGTGCGTCTGTCCGACTTCCGCGGTGACAAGAACGTGGTGCTGCTCTTCTACCCGTTCGCGTTCACCGGGGTGTGCACCGGCGAGCTGTGCGCACTGCGTGACGAACTGCCGAAGTTCGTCAACGACGATGTGCAGCTCCTGGCCGTCTCCAACGACTCCCCGTTCACCCTGCGGGTCTTCGCCGAGCGGGAGGGCCTGGAGTACCCGCTGCTGTCCGACTTCTGGCCGCACGGCGACGCCTCGCGCGCCTACGGCGTCTTCGACGAGGACAAGGGCTGCGCGGTCCGGGGCACCTTCATCATCGACAAGGAGGGCGTCGTGCGCTGGACCGTCGTGAACGGCCTGCCGGACGCCCGGGATCTCGGCGACTACCTCAAGGCCCTCGACATCCTGTGA
- a CDS encoding TerD family protein — MSFWDGLWPGRSADFESGASASNAIELTKRRPMVSLTKQGAATGNLRVNLSWRMRNSDIGGPDRGGLFSSPLKMFKPDVVQAHTMSMVNVDLDLGCLYELTDGTKGVVQPLGGFFGDLNGAPYVKLSGDDRFGSGTGETLFVNLDQREEIKRLLIFVYIYDQTPAFDRTHAIVTLYPSSGPRIEIGLDERAPQARSCAVFSLENVKDELIVRREVKFVYGFQAELDRLYGWGLQWGRGYKSKADR, encoded by the coding sequence ATGTCCTTCTGGGACGGATTGTGGCCGGGACGCTCGGCGGACTTCGAGTCAGGGGCCTCGGCGAGCAACGCCATCGAACTGACCAAGCGGCGCCCCATGGTCTCGCTGACCAAGCAGGGCGCCGCCACCGGGAATCTGCGCGTCAACCTCTCCTGGCGGATGCGCAACTCGGACATCGGCGGCCCGGACCGCGGCGGACTGTTCAGCAGCCCGCTCAAGATGTTCAAACCCGATGTGGTCCAGGCCCACACCATGAGCATGGTCAATGTCGACCTCGACCTGGGCTGCCTCTACGAGCTGACGGACGGGACGAAGGGCGTCGTCCAGCCCCTCGGCGGCTTCTTCGGGGACCTGAACGGCGCGCCCTACGTCAAGCTCAGCGGGGACGACCGCTTCGGCTCGGGCACCGGCGAGACGCTCTTCGTCAACCTCGACCAGCGGGAGGAGATCAAGCGCCTGCTGATCTTCGTCTACATCTACGACCAGACCCCCGCCTTCGACCGCACCCACGCCATCGTCACCCTCTACCCGAGCAGCGGTCCCCGGATCGAGATCGGGCTGGACGAGCGCGCCCCGCAGGCCCGTTCCTGCGCGGTGTTCTCACTGGAGAACGTCAAGGACGAGCTGATCGTCCGCCGCGAGGTGAAGTTCGTCTACGGCTTCCAGGCCGAGCTGGACCGCCTGTACGGGTGGGGCCTCCAGTGGGGCCGGGGCTACAAGTCCAAGGCCGACCGCTGA
- a CDS encoding DUF3052 domain-containing protein, with the protein MSATADHAEERTNPAARLGFQPGQVVQEIGYDDDADQELREAIEEIIGSDIVDEDFDDVADAVVLWFREDDGDLTDALVDALGLIDDGSPVWLLTPKTGRDGYVEPSDINESAQTAGLSQTKSISAGKDWTGSRLVTPKAAAKKR; encoded by the coding sequence GTGAGCGCGACCGCGGACCACGCGGAGGAGCGGACGAACCCTGCCGCCAGGCTGGGGTTCCAGCCCGGGCAGGTGGTCCAGGAGATCGGCTACGACGACGACGCCGATCAGGAACTCCGCGAGGCCATTGAGGAGATCATCGGCAGCGACATCGTCGATGAGGATTTCGACGACGTAGCCGATGCCGTAGTGCTGTGGTTCCGTGAGGACGACGGCGATCTGACGGACGCGCTGGTCGACGCCCTCGGGCTGATCGACGACGGTTCCCCGGTCTGGCTGCTGACGCCCAAGACCGGGCGCGACGGCTATGTCGAACCCAGCGATATCAACGAGTCCGCACAGACCGCGGGTCTGTCCCAGACCAAGAGCATCAGCGCGGGCAAGGACTGGACCGGCAGCCGTCTGGTCACCCCGAAGGCGGCCGCCAAGAAGCGCTGA